In one Deinococcus sp. QL22 genomic region, the following are encoded:
- a CDS encoding EAL domain-containing protein: protein MHAASSHVQRKLTLLLAAHDVPSCPEQGALLIAASAFDKLPLVLAAFLSNERSQVLAAPWDGEQLDPWGLAPLEHWVRRLESPWFHEASEKLLFHFQPIVQLGTGQVYGYEALVRAQWNGHFFGAGALLDAAAAHGQARAFDALARRNAIVQGYPQLGPDQLLFINFAPGVIYNPEVCLQTTYAACREVGADLSRLLFEVTESEAFPDLGLLKRILERYRAEGAQVALDDLGAGHTSLTYLAELKPDIVKLDRALISGVHDSDPRVPLVSALVHYAHELGIRVVAEGIETAQELQLVMELGTDLAQGYYLGRPVPQPTGLAPQAAGHWNLQ, encoded by the coding sequence GTGCATGCGGCTTCCAGTCATGTCCAGCGCAAACTCACCTTGCTGCTTGCGGCCCATGACGTTCCTTCATGCCCCGAACAGGGTGCCCTGCTCATTGCTGCTTCCGCCTTCGACAAGCTGCCCCTCGTGCTGGCAGCGTTCTTGAGCAATGAACGTTCCCAAGTGCTGGCGGCCCCTTGGGATGGCGAGCAGTTGGATCCCTGGGGCTTGGCGCCTTTAGAGCACTGGGTGCGGCGGCTGGAGAGTCCCTGGTTTCACGAGGCCAGCGAGAAGCTGCTGTTTCACTTTCAACCGATCGTTCAGCTTGGGACTGGGCAGGTCTACGGCTATGAAGCGCTGGTACGTGCCCAGTGGAATGGTCACTTTTTCGGCGCTGGTGCCTTGTTGGATGCGGCGGCGGCCCACGGACAGGCGCGCGCCTTCGACGCCCTCGCTCGGCGCAACGCGATTGTGCAAGGCTATCCACAACTCGGGCCGGATCAACTGCTGTTCATCAATTTTGCGCCGGGGGTGATCTATAACCCGGAGGTCTGTCTGCAAACGACCTATGCCGCCTGCCGGGAAGTGGGAGCAGATCTGTCCCGCCTGCTGTTTGAAGTGACCGAGAGTGAGGCATTTCCGGACTTGGGACTGCTGAAACGCATCTTGGAGAGGTACCGCGCGGAAGGAGCCCAAGTGGCACTGGATGATCTGGGTGCCGGACATACCAGTCTGACGTACTTGGCTGAACTCAAGCCCGACATTGTCAAACTCGACCGGGCCCTCATCTCAGGGGTACATGACAGTGATCCCCGCGTGCCGTTGGTGTCTGCTCTGGTTCACTATGCCCATGAACTGGGGATCCGGGTGGTGGCGGAGGGCATTGAAACGGCGCAGGAACTGCAGTTGGTCATGGAGTTGGGCACGGACTTGGCGCAGGGGTATTACTTGGGCCGCCCGGTGCCTCAGCCGACCGGTCTGGCTCCACAGGCTGCCGGTCATTGGAATCTACAATGA
- a CDS encoding HD-GYP domain-containing protein — protein MRDKETEGHSRKVTEMTVALCQQLGASSEQLVQVRRGALLHDIGKMGIGDAVPLKPGRLTDEEWVEMRKHPSHAVELLSPIRFLRPALDTPEYHHEKWGGSGYPYGLSGEVIPLTARAFAVVDVYDALTSDRPYRQAWTREQALEHIQAGAGTHFDPHVVQAFLHLLDKG, from the coding sequence TTGCGTGACAAGGAGACCGAGGGTCACTCTAGGAAAGTCACCGAGATGACCGTGGCGCTGTGCCAGCAGTTGGGCGCTTCCTCTGAGCAGCTCGTTCAGGTGCGCCGAGGAGCGTTGCTGCATGACATCGGCAAGATGGGCATTGGGGACGCGGTACCGCTCAAACCTGGCAGACTCACGGATGAGGAGTGGGTCGAGATGAGAAAGCACCCTAGCCATGCGGTGGAATTGTTGTCGCCGATCCGGTTTCTGCGTCCGGCCCTAGACACTCCGGAATACCACCATGAGAAGTGGGGCGGCAGCGGGTACCCGTATGGGCTTTCGGGCGAGGTCATCCCTCTCACCGCTAGAGCGTTCGCTGTTGTGGACGTGTATGACGCGCTGACCAGCGACCGGCCTTACCGTCAGGCCTGGACGAGGGAGCAAGCTTTGGAGCATATTCAAGCCGGAGCAGGAACACACTTTGACCCTCACGTGGTGCAGGCGTTCCTCCACCTCTTGGACAAGGGGTGA
- a CDS encoding NAD-dependent epimerase/dehydratase family protein, whose amino-acid sequence MRNERMLVTGGAGFIGSHIIEAALAQGWSVAALDDLSGGHRENVPAGVPLYEVDIRSGESVRAAVADFQPTVISHQAAQASVSVSVREPVFDAEVNIIGGLNVLGAALESDVQRIVFASTGGAIYGEVPQGTADEHTAEWPYSPYATSKLAFEKYLETFQQQYGLDSVVLRYANVYGPRQNPHGEAGVVAIFAERLLSGQPLQINARSELGDGGCLRDYVYVGDVARANIAAASGDFPRRLNVGTATETSTQDLGDQLAQALGVEATLTFASARAGDLQRSVLDDALFRQVLGAPLSLAEGLKRTAQWIRSQSL is encoded by the coding sequence ATGAGGAACGAACGGATGCTTGTGACTGGCGGCGCAGGCTTTATTGGCAGCCATATTATTGAAGCTGCATTGGCACAGGGCTGGAGTGTCGCGGCGCTCGATGATCTTTCTGGCGGTCACCGGGAGAATGTGCCCGCAGGCGTGCCGCTGTATGAGGTAGACATCCGCAGCGGCGAGTCTGTCCGGGCCGCCGTAGCCGACTTTCAGCCGACCGTCATCAGCCATCAGGCGGCGCAGGCCAGCGTCAGTGTCAGCGTGCGCGAACCTGTGTTCGACGCAGAAGTGAATATTATCGGCGGCCTGAATGTGCTTGGGGCAGCGCTGGAGAGTGACGTACAGCGAATCGTATTTGCCTCGACGGGCGGCGCTATTTATGGTGAGGTGCCGCAGGGCACGGCCGACGAGCACACGGCGGAATGGCCTTACAGCCCCTACGCCACCAGCAAGTTGGCTTTTGAAAAATACTTGGAGACCTTCCAGCAGCAATATGGACTGGATTCTGTAGTGTTGCGCTATGCCAACGTGTATGGCCCGCGCCAGAATCCACACGGCGAAGCGGGGGTGGTGGCTATCTTTGCCGAACGCCTCCTGTCGGGCCAACCGCTTCAGATCAATGCTCGGTCAGAGCTGGGCGACGGGGGCTGCCTCCGCGATTACGTGTATGTCGGAGACGTGGCCCGCGCCAATATCGCAGCGGCCAGCGGCGACTTTCCCAGAAGACTGAATGTCGGCACGGCCACCGAAACCTCGACGCAGGACTTGGGCGACCAGTTGGCACAGGCGCTCGGAGTGGAGGCCACCTTGACGTTTGCGTCTGCGCGGGCCGGTGACCTTCAGCGTTCGGTGTTGGACGACGCACTGTTCCGCCAAGTCTTGGGAGCGCCGCTTAGCTTGGCCGAAGGTCTAAAACGCACCGCACAGTGGATACGCAGCCAGAGCTTGTGA
- a CDS encoding GAF domain-containing protein, with the protein MRCFQHASVFPATLCVAALMFCHLAGTALTNPTAAAVCSWGPPCSPPLTAYYAVPLLARGKVLGVIEVLHRQALPLSPMWLEMLGGQPAIAIDNAQLFAELERKNLELHLAYDEIIEG; encoded by the coding sequence ATGAGGTGTTTCCAGCACGCTTCTGTGTTTCCCGCCACTTTATGTGTGGCCGCCCTGATGTTCTGTCACTTGGCGGGCACAGCGCTCACGAATCCAACTGCTGCCGCCGTCTGCTCCTGGGGGCCACCGTGTTCACCGCCTCTGACGGCGTACTACGCCGTGCCTCTGCTCGCTAGAGGGAAGGTTTTGGGCGTGATTGAAGTGCTGCACCGCCAAGCACTGCCACTCTCGCCCATGTGGCTCGAGATGCTGGGGGGTCAGCCAGCCATCGCGATCGACAACGCTCAACTCTTTGCGGAACTGGAGCGCAAGAATCTGGAGTTGCACTTGGCGTACGATGAAATCATTGAAGGCTGA
- a CDS encoding PhoX family phosphatase, which produces MTNHVPPQSDALSPAVEQSFWHRLLDRQLTRRGAIGGAVATAAAVVLPVTISSAEATANNGGPVSTVDPKSVNPRTVPPFRAIPTGRADTITLPTGYRFQTVASWGEVFTEGGREIGFNHDYVGYFPIDMLEGGMSSTEALLTINHEYANAMFVGGDTKNRTPAQIEAEMKAVGVSVVRVRKEGREWKMVMDPRNRRIDGLTDIELTGPARGSAAVKGATMVKGSVGNCSGGQTPWGTLLTCEENVDGYQKSWEGSGYEAMHQGWVTEIDPFDAAWMPKKRTAMGRFRHENVAITVAKDGRVVGYMGDDMQDACVYKFVSRGKYDPANRAANRDLLTEGDLYVANFGNGSWVLLDYDKNKKLQDAKGTDGKALFANQADVLADARASALALGGTPVDRPEDIEIHPKTGEVYVALTNNAKHGNYFGQIVKFRENGDDWTATSFLWEVFAVGGPQSGFASPDNLVFDPYGNLWMVTDNSDLASNPIKGYHGNNAMFFFATEGPSAGKAHRFAIGPVDAELTGPVFSPDGKTLFLAVQHPGEDSESMDKLRSNFAAKPGSNVPRPTLVAIEGFPGWRA; this is translated from the coding sequence ATGACGAATCATGTCCCGCCCCAGAGCGACGCGCTTTCTCCTGCTGTAGAGCAGAGCTTTTGGCACCGGTTGCTCGACCGTCAGCTGACGCGCCGTGGAGCGATTGGCGGCGCTGTGGCTACAGCTGCTGCTGTCGTGCTGCCCGTGACTATTAGCAGTGCCGAGGCCACAGCCAACAACGGCGGCCCGGTCAGTACCGTCGATCCCAAAAGTGTCAATCCCCGCACCGTGCCGCCCTTCCGCGCCATCCCGACGGGCCGGGCCGATACCATCACGCTGCCTACCGGCTACCGCTTTCAGACTGTGGCCTCTTGGGGAGAAGTGTTTACCGAAGGTGGCCGCGAAATCGGCTTCAATCACGATTATGTGGGCTATTTTCCGATCGATATGTTGGAAGGCGGAATGAGCAGCACCGAAGCCCTGCTGACCATCAACCATGAATACGCGAACGCTATGTTCGTGGGGGGCGACACCAAAAACCGCACGCCGGCCCAGATCGAGGCCGAAATGAAGGCCGTCGGCGTGAGTGTGGTACGTGTCCGCAAAGAAGGCCGCGAGTGGAAAATGGTCATGGACCCTCGAAACCGTCGCATCGATGGCTTGACTGACATTGAGCTCACTGGCCCGGCACGGGGCAGCGCCGCCGTGAAGGGAGCGACGATGGTCAAGGGAAGCGTGGGCAACTGTTCAGGCGGACAGACCCCGTGGGGCACGCTGCTGACCTGCGAGGAAAACGTGGACGGCTACCAGAAATCGTGGGAAGGCAGCGGCTACGAGGCCATGCATCAGGGCTGGGTCACCGAAATCGATCCCTTTGACGCCGCGTGGATGCCCAAGAAGCGCACTGCCATGGGCCGCTTCCGCCACGAGAATGTTGCCATTACGGTGGCCAAAGACGGCCGCGTGGTGGGTTATATGGGCGACGACATGCAGGACGCCTGCGTGTACAAGTTCGTGAGCCGGGGCAAATACGACCCCGCCAACCGCGCCGCCAACCGCGATCTGCTGACCGAGGGCGACCTGTACGTGGCCAACTTTGGTAACGGCAGCTGGGTGCTGCTGGACTACGACAAGAACAAGAAGCTGCAAGACGCCAAAGGCACTGACGGCAAGGCCCTGTTTGCCAACCAGGCCGACGTGTTGGCTGACGCCCGCGCCAGCGCCCTCGCCCTGGGCGGCACGCCTGTAGACCGTCCCGAAGACATCGAAATTCACCCCAAAACGGGTGAGGTGTACGTGGCCCTGACCAACAACGCCAAGCACGGCAACTACTTTGGGCAGATCGTGAAGTTCCGGGAGAACGGCGACGACTGGACGGCCACCTCCTTCCTGTGGGAAGTCTTCGCGGTGGGCGGCCCCCAGAGCGGGTTTGCCAGCCCCGATAACCTCGTGTTCGATCCTTACGGCAACCTGTGGATGGTCACCGACAACAGCGACCTTGCCAGCAACCCCATCAAGGGCTACCACGGCAACAACGCCATGTTCTTCTTTGCCACCGAAGGCCCCAGCGCAGGCAAAGCGCACCGCTTCGCCATCGGGCCAGTGGACGCCGAACTGACTGGCCCCGTGTTCTCGCCCGACGGCAAGACCCTGTTTTTGGCCGTGCAGCACCCCGGCGAAGACAGCGAGAGCATGGACAAGCTGCGCTCCAACTTTGCGGCTAAACCCGGCAGCAACGTGCCGCGCCCTACCCTGGTCGCCATCGAAGGCTTTCCCGGTTGGCGGGCATGA
- a CDS encoding manganese catalase family protein, translating to MFLRIDKLQFDLPLPKEANPNGAAAVQELMGGRFGEMSTMMNYLTQSFNFRGKDTLRPYYELISNIAAEELGHVELVAATINSLLAGPDIKDQEAPIDPTTHPFSFAQDVRNTKHFIAGGPGAMIADSHGKAWTGDYVYSSGNLMLDLTHNFFLEGAARHNKLRVYEMVDDPTAKALVGYLLVRGGVHQIAYGKALESLTGVNINKMLPMPNIPTSLIPESKRIMDLGVHRKLYRFSDTDYTQLGTIWTGTHPEDGSEVFVDEYTSIEGGKPVDGGHDSGAFSPEWDMGEILEIAQKLHDKARLR from the coding sequence ATGTTTTTACGTATCGACAAACTGCAATTCGATCTGCCGCTCCCCAAAGAAGCCAATCCCAATGGGGCCGCCGCCGTTCAGGAACTGATGGGCGGACGGTTCGGTGAAATGTCCACCATGATGAACTACCTGACCCAGTCCTTCAATTTCCGCGGCAAAGACACGCTCCGGCCCTATTACGAGTTGATTTCCAATATCGCGGCCGAAGAGCTGGGCCACGTTGAACTCGTTGCCGCGACCATCAACAGCCTCCTCGCGGGCCCAGATATCAAGGATCAGGAAGCGCCGATTGACCCCACCACCCATCCCTTCTCCTTCGCTCAGGACGTGAGGAACACCAAACACTTCATTGCGGGTGGCCCTGGGGCCATGATTGCCGATTCTCACGGCAAGGCGTGGACCGGCGACTACGTGTATTCCAGCGGCAACCTGATGCTGGACCTGACCCACAACTTCTTCCTGGAAGGGGCCGCTCGCCACAACAAACTGCGGGTGTACGAAATGGTCGATGATCCCACCGCCAAGGCGTTGGTCGGCTACCTGTTGGTTCGGGGTGGCGTGCATCAGATCGCGTACGGCAAAGCGCTGGAGAGTCTGACAGGGGTCAACATCAACAAGATGCTGCCGATGCCTAACATTCCGACCAGCCTGATTCCGGAATCCAAACGGATCATGGATCTGGGGGTGCACCGCAAGCTGTACCGCTTCAGCGACACGGATTACACGCAGTTGGGCACCATCTGGACCGGAACCCATCCTGAGGATGGGTCTGAAGTGTTTGTCGATGAGTACACGTCGATTGAGGGCGGGAAGCCGGTGGATGGCGGCCATGACTCCGGGGCGTTTTCGCCCGAATGGGATATGGGGGAGATTCTGGAGATTGCCCAGAAGTTGCACGATAAGGCGCGTCTCCGCTGA
- a CDS encoding GGDEF domain-containing protein — protein MLPVDIPDELVWQVLNTAHIGLVLTDPYRRILYVNATFVEETGYTAEEVRGKPCSFLQGPETDPADVAALREALNQAQPVERVILNYRKDGTPLWYRLRIRPLHVEGVLRYFVGVQEDFTLAHAAQVELQRLAYLDSLTGLGNRRAFDLQLAQDTQAVQATRLFVLDLNDFKQVNDARGHAAGDALLAQVGACLNALVQGGGHAYRIGGDEFAVLIPDVGSAAALFEMRLLETLQVLEGGTLRISVGSAGLPSETTDGEAWLRLADRRMYAHKATKAR, from the coding sequence GTGCTCCCAGTCGATATCCCGGATGAGCTGGTCTGGCAGGTGCTGAACACGGCTCACATCGGCTTAGTGCTCACCGATCCGTATCGGCGCATCCTGTATGTGAACGCCACGTTTGTGGAGGAGACGGGATACACCGCCGAGGAGGTTCGGGGCAAGCCCTGCAGCTTCTTGCAAGGTCCAGAGACCGATCCGGCTGATGTGGCTGCGCTCCGGGAAGCCCTGAATCAGGCACAGCCGGTGGAGCGGGTCATTCTCAATTACCGCAAGGACGGCACTCCTCTGTGGTACAGACTCCGCATCCGCCCCCTGCATGTCGAAGGGGTGCTGCGCTACTTCGTCGGCGTTCAAGAAGACTTTACGTTGGCCCATGCCGCGCAGGTGGAACTGCAGCGCTTGGCTTACCTCGACAGTCTCACTGGGCTGGGCAACCGGCGGGCCTTTGATCTTCAGTTGGCACAGGACACCCAGGCAGTGCAGGCGACGAGGCTGTTCGTGCTTGATCTCAATGATTTCAAGCAGGTCAATGATGCGCGGGGCCATGCGGCCGGGGACGCGTTGCTGGCTCAAGTGGGGGCGTGCTTAAACGCGCTGGTGCAGGGCGGGGGCCACGCCTACCGGATTGGTGGAGATGAGTTTGCGGTGCTGATTCCTGACGTGGGTTCAGCGGCAGCGCTGTTTGAGATGCGGCTGTTAGAAACCCTCCAGGTACTGGAGGGCGGCACTCTACGGATCAGTGTAGGCTCGGCTGGCTTGCCTTCAGAAACCACGGACGGGGAAGCCTGGCTGCGCTTGGCTGACCGCCGGATGTACGCCCACAAGGCGACCAAAGCACGTTGA
- a CDS encoding NPCBM/NEW2 domain-containing protein: MLLTDFLLARIIQRPLPLGLTLLTLGLSACNSDSGNTPTAPAQATAPTFVYDGQDHSWTGTAATGLTLLALDPGDNTLSNESWTAATNGWGPIEKDRSNGDKMAGDGRTLTVAGETHARGFGVHAGSSMTFTLGGKCTTLTAKVGLDDEVGDRGSVVFQVWNDTAIKLYDSGAVRGTDAAKGISVNVSGVQNLRLVVTDAGDGMDYDHADWASPILACSSVAPAPVAPAPVPPAAPTEITYSGPIVITKGGTYSGNWENTLHKPAVLIQTSEPVIIENSNIRSRGNLISGFANRLTVRNTRGYALNPNVAGKAAGRAVNAEEFLNLRVENSYFEGSTGIYARAFRGNAAAGDTIKILRNRFKNTDGRLSDGAGGYNGSHWVVQAILFNDVKRLPNVEIAWNEIINEPGKSRTEENINFYVSSGTPSSPFLIHNNYIQGAYGMSPSTDTTYAGGGILLGDGKVLNPLDSGYARVHDNQIVGTTNHGIAIAGGVDNQMYNNRVLSSGRMPNGQRLPAANVGLYVWDPTGAGKLSPATFANNRMDNNVVGWTRVAADGNTSNNPTWFPNCGLNTTTCVGNQNIGTVTLEMEKQEFTRWQDKLSARGVKVGP; this comes from the coding sequence ATGTTACTGACTGATTTCCTACTTGCCCGGATCATCCAGCGCCCTCTACCGCTTGGGTTGACGCTGCTGACGCTGGGCCTGTCAGCCTGTAATTCTGATTCGGGTAACACGCCCACCGCCCCCGCTCAGGCCACCGCCCCAACATTCGTGTACGACGGGCAAGATCATTCTTGGACAGGCACAGCCGCCACTGGACTAACGCTGTTGGCTCTTGATCCCGGCGACAATACGCTCAGCAACGAGTCTTGGACGGCGGCGACCAACGGCTGGGGGCCAATCGAGAAAGACCGCAGCAACGGCGACAAGATGGCGGGCGATGGCAGAACCCTGACAGTGGCGGGCGAAACCCATGCCCGTGGATTCGGTGTCCACGCGGGTTCCAGCATGACCTTCACGTTGGGCGGTAAATGCACCACCCTCACGGCAAAAGTCGGCCTAGACGATGAGGTAGGCGACCGGGGCAGCGTGGTCTTTCAGGTCTGGAACGACACCGCCATCAAACTCTACGATTCCGGCGCGGTGCGCGGTACAGACGCAGCCAAAGGCATCAGCGTGAACGTCAGCGGCGTCCAAAATCTGCGCCTCGTGGTTACCGATGCGGGTGACGGCATGGATTACGACCACGCTGACTGGGCCAGCCCGATCCTGGCCTGCTCCTCTGTCGCCCCTGCACCCGTCGCACCTGCACCTGTGCCCCCCGCCGCCCCTACCGAAATCACCTACAGCGGGCCGATTGTGATTACCAAAGGCGGCACCTACTCGGGCAACTGGGAAAATACCCTGCATAAGCCTGCGGTGTTGATCCAAACCAGTGAACCCGTGATCATCGAAAATTCCAACATTCGCAGCCGGGGCAACTTGATCAGCGGCTTTGCCAACCGCCTCACTGTCCGCAATACGCGCGGCTACGCCCTGAATCCCAACGTTGCAGGCAAGGCCGCAGGCCGGGCCGTCAACGCCGAAGAATTCCTGAACTTGCGCGTTGAAAACAGCTATTTCGAAGGGTCCACCGGTATCTATGCCCGGGCTTTCCGGGGCAATGCAGCGGCCGGTGACACCATCAAGATTTTGCGCAACCGCTTCAAGAACACCGATGGTCGCCTTAGCGACGGGGCGGGTGGCTACAACGGCAGCCACTGGGTGGTGCAAGCGATCTTGTTCAACGACGTCAAACGCTTGCCGAACGTGGAAATTGCGTGGAACGAGATCATCAACGAACCCGGCAAAAGCCGCACCGAAGAGAACATAAACTTCTACGTCTCCAGCGGCACGCCTTCCAGCCCCTTCCTGATCCACAACAACTACATTCAGGGCGCGTATGGCATGTCGCCCAGCACCGATACGACCTATGCCGGAGGCGGCATTCTGTTGGGCGATGGGAAAGTGCTTAACCCCCTGGATTCTGGCTATGCGCGGGTCCATGACAACCAGATCGTGGGCACGACCAACCACGGCATCGCCATTGCCGGTGGAGTCGACAACCAGATGTACAACAACCGTGTCCTGTCCAGTGGCCGGATGCCGAATGGCCAGCGCCTTCCAGCGGCCAACGTGGGCCTGTACGTGTGGGATCCGACTGGAGCAGGCAAATTGTCGCCGGCCACCTTCGCTAACAACCGCATGGACAACAACGTAGTGGGTTGGACACGGGTGGCCGCCGACGGCAACACTAGCAACAACCCGACGTGGTTTCCCAACTGTGGGTTGAACACCACCACCTGCGTGGGCAACCAGAACATTGGCACCGTGACTCTTGAGATGGAGAAACAGGAATTCACCCGCTGGCAAGACAAACTCAGCGCCAGAGGCGTCAAGGTTGGGCCATAA
- a CDS encoding MDR family MFS transporter: MTTQTRAIPAPANPDARNRAIILVLLIASFVVVLNETIMNVALPTLITEFRVTAGVAQWLATAFMLTMAVVIPTTGFLMQRLSTRAVFFLAMGTFTVGTVLAAIAPSFDLLLFARVVQAVGTAIMIPLLFTTVMTLIPAERRGAVMGSISIVIAVAPALGPTVSGLILQSMSWRFMFVFVLPFTIGALVFGARTLVNLGEPRRLSLDVVSLPLSAVGFGGLVYALSRLGESPAGLSDPLVSVPLLLSVFSLVLFVWRQQVLQRQDAPLLDLRALRYPVFTVGVVSIMLLAVAFFGGAILLPLYLQDVRGLSTLQTGLLVLPGGVLMGVLAPAIGRLYDRHGPALLATPGAVLLTLSLWSFSRITAETGVTALLALHLVMSAGLALTFTPLFTAATTPLPARLYSHGSAIMNTLQQVAGAAGTALLITVMTGRTTRALAEGMALPLARAEGVRAAFGVASGIALVLALLVLFMRRTSAPSGEEADRAHVQAGH, encoded by the coding sequence ATGACCACTCAGACCCGTGCTATTCCTGCGCCCGCAAACCCAGACGCGCGCAACCGCGCCATCATCCTGGTCCTCCTGATCGCCTCGTTCGTCGTCGTGCTGAACGAGACCATCATGAATGTCGCGTTGCCGACCCTGATCACCGAGTTCCGCGTCACAGCAGGTGTAGCGCAGTGGCTGGCCACTGCGTTCATGCTGACCATGGCGGTGGTGATTCCCACCACAGGCTTCCTGATGCAGCGTCTCTCCACACGTGCTGTGTTTTTTCTCGCTATGGGAACTTTCACTGTCGGCACCGTGCTGGCAGCCATCGCGCCTTCCTTTGACCTGCTGTTGTTCGCACGTGTTGTGCAGGCGGTCGGCACAGCCATCATGATCCCGCTCTTGTTCACCACGGTCATGACCTTGATTCCTGCCGAGCGGCGCGGCGCAGTCATGGGCAGCATCAGTATCGTCATCGCGGTCGCCCCTGCCCTGGGACCGACGGTCAGCGGACTGATTCTTCAGTCGATGTCCTGGCGGTTCATGTTCGTGTTCGTGCTGCCCTTCACCATCGGTGCCCTGGTCTTCGGTGCGCGGACGCTCGTGAATCTCGGCGAGCCACGGCGGTTGTCCCTGGATGTGGTGTCGCTGCCTCTTTCCGCAGTGGGGTTCGGTGGACTGGTCTACGCGCTGAGTCGCCTGGGTGAATCACCTGCCGGCTTGAGTGACCCCTTGGTAAGTGTGCCGCTGCTGCTCAGCGTGTTCAGCCTGGTGCTGTTTGTCTGGCGGCAACAGGTCCTACAACGTCAGGACGCGCCGCTGCTGGATCTCCGCGCGCTGCGCTACCCCGTGTTCACAGTCGGCGTCGTGTCGATCATGCTGCTGGCCGTGGCCTTTTTCGGCGGAGCAATTCTGCTGCCCCTCTACCTCCAGGACGTTCGCGGTCTGAGTACGCTTCAGACCGGCCTGCTGGTGCTGCCTGGCGGCGTATTGATGGGCGTGCTCGCCCCCGCGATCGGGCGGCTGTATGACCGTCATGGCCCAGCCCTGCTGGCGACCCCAGGAGCAGTGCTGCTCACGCTATCTCTCTGGAGCTTCAGCCGCATCACCGCCGAGACGGGTGTAACGGCCCTCCTGGCTCTGCACCTCGTGATGAGTGCTGGGTTGGCGTTGACCTTTACACCCCTGTTCACGGCCGCGACGACTCCGCTTCCTGCCCGCCTGTACTCCCATGGCAGCGCCATCATGAACACGTTGCAGCAGGTGGCGGGGGCTGCTGGGACCGCTTTGCTGATCACCGTGATGACGGGGCGAACCACGCGTGCTCTAGCGGAAGGGATGGCCCTCCCGCTTGCTCGAGCGGAAGGAGTGCGCGCGGCGTTTGGGGTGGCCTCTGGCATTGCGCTCGTGCTGGCACTGCTCGTGCTGTTTATGCGCCGCACCTCCGCGCCGTCAGGCGAGGAGGCTGACAGGGCACACGTTCAAGCTGGGCACTAA
- a CDS encoding sensor domain-containing diguanylate cyclase: MTEPEQDLGSVSLIQGTSDGLIRNQARLEALYRYGILDTDPEPQFDRIVRLAARHFGMPMALTSLIDADRQWFKARIGIQDTQTPLDNSICAVTIQQPGTLVIPDAQLDPRFRLYNAVTGDPHVRFYAGSPLITPDGHKLGTLCVLDCRPRSFTAEDRVDMEDFAALVMDEFSLRRAVDELSHLALNDPLTGLPNRMHQRQHLSQAMRRAEQAGERVVLALLDLNGFKGVNDTLGHAAGDALLVQVGQRLRETLATSDLVARLGGDEFTVVLTDLRSPHGAEVAMKRVQQAFTQPFVVAGQSVHVNWSIGMAVFPDDTVEQEHLLRLADQAMYTAKRARDGRPHWNRRPNPV; encoded by the coding sequence GTGACCGAACCTGAACAAGACCTAGGGAGCGTGTCGCTGATTCAGGGCACATCTGACGGCCTGATTCGTAACCAGGCGCGACTGGAAGCTCTCTACCGCTACGGCATTCTCGACACCGACCCAGAGCCGCAGTTCGACCGGATCGTGCGGCTGGCCGCGCGGCACTTTGGCATGCCGATGGCCTTGACCAGCCTGATCGACGCCGACCGGCAGTGGTTTAAAGCACGCATCGGCATCCAGGACACCCAGACCCCCCTCGACAATTCCATCTGTGCGGTCACCATCCAGCAGCCCGGCACCCTGGTCATTCCAGATGCTCAGCTTGATCCGCGGTTTCGCCTCTACAACGCGGTGACCGGTGATCCTCATGTCCGGTTCTACGCGGGTTCTCCTCTGATCACTCCGGACGGGCACAAGCTGGGAACCTTGTGTGTTCTCGACTGCCGGCCCCGGAGCTTTACGGCTGAAGATAGAGTGGATATGGAAGACTTTGCCGCGCTCGTGATGGACGAATTCAGTCTGCGCCGCGCCGTAGACGAACTCAGCCACCTGGCCCTCAACGACCCGCTGACGGGGTTGCCCAACCGCATGCATCAGCGCCAACACTTATCACAGGCCATGCGCCGTGCGGAGCAAGCAGGGGAACGGGTGGTGCTCGCGCTGCTGGATCTCAACGGCTTCAAGGGCGTCAATGACACCCTAGGACACGCGGCAGGGGATGCCCTGCTGGTGCAGGTGGGTCAGCGCCTGCGCGAAACCCTGGCGACCAGTGACCTGGTCGCGCGCCTGGGCGGGGATGAATTTACGGTGGTGTTGACCGATCTGCGTTCGCCGCACGGTGCAGAGGTCGCGATGAAGCGGGTGCAGCAGGCATTTACTCAACCCTTTGTGGTCGCCGGTCAGTCGGTTCATGTGAACTGGAGTATTGGCATGGCGGTGTTTCCGGATGACACGGTGGAACAAGAGCACCTGTTGCGGTTGGCAGATCAGGCCATGTATACGGCGAAACGGGCGCGGGATGGCCGGCCCCACTGGAACCGCCGCCCCAATCCGGTGTAA